From a region of the Aeoliella mucimassa genome:
- a CDS encoding type II secretion system protein, whose product MKPWRTKRSRDRRGMLLVETVLSLLALAVVVLSITQAMVMLDRARKATARFDLVSRELENVLTEFTSQRYDEITADSAAGLAVPTAVAEVFPRATLETMVVDESNPAAKRVTAKLTPGSDDRVQPICLTTWVYDATEAPIANDNEASSAPPAGEGEDSP is encoded by the coding sequence ATGAAGCCCTGGCGAACAAAACGCAGTCGCGATCGTCGCGGCATGCTGCTGGTCGAAACCGTGCTAAGCCTGCTAGCGCTGGCCGTGGTGGTGCTCTCCATCACGCAGGCCATGGTGATGCTCGACCGCGCTCGGAAGGCCACGGCTCGGTTCGACCTGGTGAGTCGCGAGCTGGAGAACGTGCTCACCGAGTTCACCAGCCAGCGGTACGACGAAATCACCGCCGACTCGGCTGCCGGGCTGGCGGTGCCGACCGCGGTCGCCGAAGTGTTTCCTCGTGCAACGCTAGAGACCATGGTGGTCGACGAATCGAACCCCGCGGCCAAGCGCGTCACGGCCAAGCTTACGCCTGGTAGCGACGATCGCGTGCAACCCATCTGCTTGACCACTTGGGTGTACGACGCCACAGAGGCCCCCATCGCTAATGACAACGAAGCCTCGTCCGCTCCGCCGGCAGGGGAGGGGGAGGACTCGCCATGA
- a CDS encoding type II secretion system F family protein, giving the protein MVPLFLFGIGFLLRWGAKLLYGVRGPLPEDPTVLAVNMVSWLFVGMGLLVGLGMPLGVAMVGGVFGMVFWVIAWFALVDTVQAMRQSKRRMNAKVLSVAEREGRLAESLDLLQQVWTGQMLANDTRNLAMTLRTGQPLYESIVLNHRALPVEAAAYAAVGSLANDEPAALDELSQPDSPVLSIAWRGWFDYIAYAIGMLVMMTGILSFLMIKIVPQFRQIFEEFGLELPAMTEMLVMAADRLMPLAALAMMVLMLVMLAIGIVGIMMLSGYDGFNRILDRFRGPTRMASALRLLAFAIERKVELRSAVYALVQTYPSSKARQQLHDCYLAIEAGRPWLSALAQSRVLRRDEAALVDSAQAVGNVPWALRQIADRRERTAANRLNLFGKFFGPLIVISLSMVVGYIVISLFIPLIKLIQGLT; this is encoded by the coding sequence TTGGTTCCCCTATTTCTGTTCGGCATCGGCTTCCTCCTGCGATGGGGGGCAAAGCTGCTGTACGGAGTGCGCGGACCACTGCCCGAAGATCCCACGGTGCTGGCCGTGAACATGGTGAGTTGGTTGTTCGTCGGCATGGGGTTATTGGTCGGACTCGGTATGCCGCTCGGCGTGGCGATGGTCGGCGGTGTATTTGGCATGGTGTTTTGGGTGATCGCCTGGTTCGCGCTGGTCGACACGGTGCAAGCAATGCGGCAATCGAAGCGGCGGATGAATGCCAAGGTGCTCTCGGTCGCCGAGCGCGAAGGCCGCCTCGCCGAGTCGCTCGACCTTTTGCAGCAGGTGTGGACCGGGCAGATGCTAGCTAACGACACGCGCAACCTGGCCATGACACTCCGCACTGGGCAACCGCTTTACGAATCGATCGTGTTGAACCATCGCGCGCTGCCGGTCGAAGCGGCCGCGTACGCGGCTGTTGGCTCGCTGGCCAACGACGAGCCTGCCGCCCTCGACGAGCTAAGCCAGCCCGACTCGCCGGTGCTGTCCATTGCCTGGCGCGGCTGGTTCGACTACATCGCGTATGCCATTGGTATGCTCGTGATGATGACGGGAATCCTCTCGTTCTTGATGATCAAGATCGTGCCACAGTTTCGCCAGATCTTCGAGGAGTTTGGTTTAGAGCTCCCTGCGATGACCGAAATGCTGGTGATGGCAGCCGATCGGCTGATGCCGCTAGCGGCCCTGGCAATGATGGTACTCATGCTTGTGATGCTCGCCATCGGTATCGTCGGCATCATGATGCTGTCTGGTTACGACGGATTTAATCGCATCCTCGATCGCTTTCGCGGGCCGACTCGGATGGCTAGCGCGTTGCGACTGCTCGCCTTCGCTATCGAACGTAAGGTCGAACTGCGAAGCGCGGTGTACGCGTTGGTGCAAACTTATCCTTCCTCCAAAGCACGGCAGCAACTCCATGATTGCTACCTGGCGATCGAAGCGGGCAGGCCTTGGCTGTCCGCGCTGGCCCAGAGCCGGGTGCTGCGTCGCGACGAAGCTGCCCTGGTCGATTCCGCCCAGGCGGTGGGTAACGTTCCCTGGGCGCTACGGCAAATTGCCGATCGCCGGGAGCGGACTGCTGCGAATCGGTTGAATCTGTTTGGCAAGTTCTTTGGGCCGCTCATCGTCATTAGCCTATCGATGGTGGTCGGCTACATCGTGATCTCGCTGTTTATCCCACTTATAAAACTCATCCAAGGACTTACCTGA
- a CDS encoding type II secretion system F family protein yields the protein MHGWSKWAADGWTSLLFGVVIPTLAVLMPVLWWVRTDSARSLSSNGWTVLGWIPGARRLHRLNTAATFADVLHMTVKAGVPWGRAMRDAGAACGNRRYRRAAFAIAKSLDAGESLAGSSSDAIEKQLKKLPSLVRVALKSSDQRVFMESSLLRAAKAYERRSSELHSALISWVPAMLTFGLAGGITAAYAVALMWPYAVMLKTMASGLWR from the coding sequence ATGCATGGCTGGAGCAAGTGGGCCGCAGATGGTTGGACTAGCCTGCTGTTTGGGGTCGTCATTCCCACGCTGGCAGTACTCATGCCAGTTCTCTGGTGGGTGCGAACCGACAGCGCCCGCTCGCTTTCAAGCAACGGTTGGACCGTGCTAGGGTGGATCCCTGGCGCTCGCCGGTTGCATCGGCTGAATACCGCGGCCACGTTTGCCGACGTGTTGCATATGACGGTCAAGGCGGGAGTGCCATGGGGACGGGCGATGCGCGACGCGGGGGCGGCTTGCGGCAACCGTCGGTATCGCCGGGCTGCGTTCGCCATTGCCAAGTCGCTCGATGCGGGAGAGTCGCTCGCTGGCTCCAGTAGCGATGCGATCGAAAAACAGCTCAAGAAACTACCCTCGCTGGTGCGTGTGGCCCTCAAGTCGTCGGACCAGCGTGTGTTCATGGAGTCGTCGCTGCTGCGGGCGGCCAAGGCGTACGAACGTCGCTCCAGCGAACTGCACAGCGCGCTCATCAGTTGGGTACCAGCGATGCTTACCTTTGGACTCGCTGGAGGAATTACCGCGGCATACGCTGTCGCGTTGATGTGGCCTTATGCAGTGATGCTCAAAACGATGGCCAGCGGATTGTGGAGATAA
- a CDS encoding DUF1559 family PulG-like putative transporter, producing the protein MYAKRRSAFTLVELLVVIAIIGILVALLLPAIQAAREAARRTSCINNVRQIVLGIHNYELAYDHLPVGTTNKTGPINNLPDGHHISWLARTLPYIGEQNRAAHLDPQLSAYHQANDTVRQTTIELLICPSYGGMDSAASNYAGCHHDREAPIDEDNNGAFVLNRRIHLEDLKDGASYTFLIGEKLPDDYDLGWLSGTSATLRNTGFAPNTTINGGSNSWSEYSTPDELPWATSGGYGMDYWGESDLDETDEEWDADTFVEGEIVFDEDFDGDESAEDGNRTEGDAGEAADDETKPNKELSEEEKDAGAMPPEVDQEQLQEDSDDMEREVAPGFLARSLLGGNPQAPKRVGGFAGQHSGVVVFGLADGAVDTIGEDIDVRAYRQMANRHDGEIPEGDRW; encoded by the coding sequence ATGTACGCGAAACGTCGCTCCGCTTTTACGTTGGTCGAACTGCTGGTGGTAATCGCCATCATCGGCATTCTGGTCGCGCTGTTGTTGCCAGCCATTCAAGCGGCCCGCGAAGCCGCGCGGCGTACCAGTTGCATTAACAACGTGCGGCAGATCGTGCTCGGCATCCACAACTACGAGTTGGCGTACGATCACTTGCCGGTTGGCACTACCAACAAGACCGGCCCCATCAACAACCTGCCCGACGGCCATCACATCAGCTGGCTCGCCCGCACGCTGCCGTACATCGGCGAGCAAAACCGCGCGGCGCACCTCGATCCGCAGTTGAGTGCTTACCACCAGGCCAACGACACGGTTCGGCAAACAACGATCGAGCTGCTGATCTGTCCTAGCTACGGCGGCATGGATTCGGCGGCTTCCAACTACGCGGGTTGCCATCACGATCGTGAAGCACCGATTGACGAAGACAACAACGGCGCCTTCGTCTTGAATCGGCGGATTCATCTCGAAGACCTCAAAGACGGCGCCAGCTACACGTTCTTGATCGGCGAAAAGCTGCCGGACGATTACGACCTTGGCTGGTTGAGTGGTACCTCGGCAACGCTTCGCAACACCGGTTTTGCTCCCAACACCACCATCAACGGTGGTTCCAATAGTTGGAGCGAGTACTCGACACCCGACGAATTGCCCTGGGCTACTTCGGGTGGGTACGGCATGGACTACTGGGGCGAGTCCGACCTGGATGAAACCGATGAAGAGTGGGATGCCGACACCTTTGTCGAAGGGGAGATCGTGTTCGACGAAGATTTCGACGGCGACGAGTCGGCCGAGGATGGGAATAGGACCGAAGGGGATGCGGGCGAAGCAGCTGACGACGAGACTAAACCCAACAAAGAACTCTCGGAAGAGGAGAAGGACGCAGGGGCGATGCCTCCGGAGGTCGATCAGGAGCAGCTGCAAGAGGATAGTGACGACATGGAACGCGAAGTCGCGCCCGGCTTCCTGGCCCGAAGCTTGCTCGGCGGCAACCCTCAGGCACCGAAGCGAGTCGGAGGATTCGCGGGGCAGCACTCGGGAGTCGTGGTGTTCGGCCTGGCCGACGGAGCCGTCGATACCATTGGAGAAGACATCGACGTGCGGGCGTATCGCCAGATGGCCAACCGCCATGATGGCGAGATTCCTGAGGGCGATCGCTGGTAA
- a CDS encoding type II secretion system F family protein codes for MDNDPANSNVRSSTSATASDARLPFGVVLEALADDLGDAKVRRAVNQMLPELKAGQPVEQVIAKHERKLPPYLVGLLRTATDGERLTETCDALVQLREARLHTWRVMAGMLMYPLLLVLAFVGLACLMSWAIVPPMASLMNEFDLELPVTSEWFFGTAYLIPWVTIAFAGLFALVLVGPRLFGVGYALRNTLPVLGQLYVCLSHEQFAVTLANFVRLKIPMPEALRYTADLLDDGSLSRASRRAADRVERGASLAESISISRQFARSLTTMVAWGETSSSFDESLMLAAEMFADHRFQRVQLLRRIVPPLTLVAVASLTLSAVASMVMPLVKLIEGLS; via the coding sequence GTGGATAACGACCCAGCCAACTCGAACGTCCGCTCGTCGACCTCGGCGACGGCCAGCGATGCGCGTTTGCCTTTCGGGGTGGTGCTCGAAGCCCTGGCCGACGATCTCGGCGATGCAAAGGTTCGGCGAGCGGTGAATCAGATGCTGCCGGAACTCAAGGCTGGGCAACCGGTTGAGCAGGTGATCGCCAAGCACGAACGGAAGTTGCCGCCGTATCTGGTGGGGCTGCTCCGCACCGCGACCGATGGTGAGCGACTAACCGAAACGTGCGACGCTTTGGTGCAGCTTCGCGAGGCCCGGCTGCATACCTGGCGCGTGATGGCCGGCATGCTGATGTACCCGTTGCTGCTCGTTCTGGCGTTCGTTGGGCTGGCTTGCCTGATGTCGTGGGCCATCGTACCACCGATGGCGTCGTTGATGAACGAGTTCGACCTCGAGTTGCCGGTAACGTCGGAGTGGTTCTTCGGGACCGCTTACTTGATACCGTGGGTGACCATCGCGTTTGCCGGTCTGTTTGCCTTGGTGCTGGTCGGTCCGCGACTGTTTGGCGTTGGATACGCGCTCCGCAACACGCTGCCGGTGTTGGGGCAACTATATGTGTGCTTGTCGCATGAGCAGTTTGCGGTGACGCTGGCGAACTTCGTGCGGCTGAAGATTCCCATGCCCGAAGCCCTGCGATACACGGCCGACTTGCTCGACGACGGCAGCCTTTCGCGAGCGAGTCGACGGGCGGCCGATCGTGTGGAGCGCGGGGCGAGCCTGGCCGAGTCGATCAGCATATCGCGGCAGTTTGCTCGTTCGCTAACCACCATGGTCGCGTGGGGCGAAACGTCGTCGTCGTTCGACGAAAGCCTGATGCTGGCCGCCGAGATGTTTGCCGATCATCGTTTTCAGCGGGTGCAGTTGCTCCGCCGAATCGTTCCTCCGCTCACGTTGGTGGCCGTCGCCAGCCTTACGCTGTCGGCCGTCGCCTCGATGGTAATGCCTTTGGTAAAGTTGATTGAAGGACTTAGTTAA
- a CDS encoding type II secretion system protein, with protein MIFSQQQPATRRRPTAARRGVTLLVVIVIISVSMLILAGAVRSLVDEHRQTRLRHTHRQCRIIAHAALERARAKHLANNSYTGETWTIDADEVEFAKPFQVTIEVEPSDGEIQWKATARYPAEGTPEASESAAAALNRE; from the coding sequence ATGATTTTCTCGCAGCAGCAACCTGCAACCAGGCGGCGACCCACTGCAGCTCGGCGGGGGGTGACGTTGTTGGTGGTCATCGTGATCATTTCGGTGAGCATGTTGATTCTCGCCGGCGCGGTCCGGTCGCTCGTCGACGAGCATCGCCAAACGCGGTTGCGACATACCCATCGACAATGCCGAATAATCGCCCACGCAGCACTCGAGCGGGCGCGGGCAAAGCACCTGGCAAACAACAGCTACACCGGCGAAACCTGGACCATCGATGCCGACGAGGTGGAGTTCGCCAAGCCGTTTCAGGTGACGATTGAAGTCGAACCCTCCGATGGCGAAATCCAATGGAAAGCAACCGCCCGCTACCCGGCCGAGGGAACTCCCGAAGCGTCGGAGTCGGCTGCGGCAGCGTTGAATCGCGAATAG